Proteins from a genomic interval of Scomber scombrus chromosome 11, fScoSco1.1, whole genome shotgun sequence:
- the dusp22b gene encoding dual specificity protein phosphatase 22-B isoform X2, with protein sequence MGNGINKVLPDLYLGNFKDARDREQLARNNITHILSIHDSAAPILQEMTYLCISAADLPTQNLTQHFKQSIMFMHESRLKGEGCLVHCLAGVSRSVTLVVAYIMTVTGLGWQEALAAVRVARPSAGPNLGFQRQLQEFEATQADQFREWLRKEYKDNPLDDEADIRDLLARASKVNGVEKQASTPPGGI encoded by the exons ATGGGTAATGGCATCAATAAG GTCCTACCTGACTTGTACTTGGGAAATTTCAAAG ATGCAAGAGACAGAGAACAGTTAGCGAGGaacaacatcacacacatcCTGTCCATCCATGACAGTGCAGCTCCTATCCTCCAG GAGATGACCTATCTCTGCATTTCAGCAGCTGACCTGCCCACACAAAACCT GACACAGCACTTTAAACAGAGTATAATGTTCATGCATGAGTCCCGCCTGAAAGGAGAAGGCTGTCTTGTTCACTG TTTGGCAGGTGTGTCCCGTAGTGTCACCCTAGTGGTAGCATACATCATGACCGTGACAGGACTGGGTTggcaggaggcactggctgcgGTGAGGGTGGCTCGACCCTCTGCTGGCCCTAACTTGGGCTTCCAGCGGCAGCTTCAGGAGTTCGAGGCTACTCAAGCTGATCAG TTCAGAGAGTGGCTACGGAAGGAATATAAGGACAACCCCCTCGATGATGAAGCTGATATACGTGACTTGCTTGCCAGAGCTTCCAAAGTCAATGGTGTGGAAAAACAGGCATCTACCCCACCTGGAGGTATCTGA
- the dusp22b gene encoding dual specificity protein phosphatase 22-B isoform X1, translating to MGNGINKVLPDLYLGNFKDARDREQLARNNITHILSIHDSAAPILQEMTYLCISAADLPTQNLTQHFKQSIMFMHESRLKGEGCLVHCLAGVSRSVTLVVAYIMTVTGLGWQEALAAVRVARPSAGPNLGFQRQLQEFEATQADQVSLEKTLHYRFREWLRKEYKDNPLDDEADIRDLLARASKVNGVEKQASTPPGGI from the exons ATGGGTAATGGCATCAATAAG GTCCTACCTGACTTGTACTTGGGAAATTTCAAAG ATGCAAGAGACAGAGAACAGTTAGCGAGGaacaacatcacacacatcCTGTCCATCCATGACAGTGCAGCTCCTATCCTCCAG GAGATGACCTATCTCTGCATTTCAGCAGCTGACCTGCCCACACAAAACCT GACACAGCACTTTAAACAGAGTATAATGTTCATGCATGAGTCCCGCCTGAAAGGAGAAGGCTGTCTTGTTCACTG TTTGGCAGGTGTGTCCCGTAGTGTCACCCTAGTGGTAGCATACATCATGACCGTGACAGGACTGGGTTggcaggaggcactggctgcgGTGAGGGTGGCTCGACCCTCTGCTGGCCCTAACTTGGGCTTCCAGCGGCAGCTTCAGGAGTTCGAGGCTACTCAAGCTGATCAGGTCAGCCTTGAAAAAACCCTGCATTACAGA TTCAGAGAGTGGCTACGGAAGGAATATAAGGACAACCCCCTCGATGATGAAGCTGATATACGTGACTTGCTTGCCAGAGCTTCCAAAGTCAATGGTGTGGAAAAACAGGCATCTACCCCACCTGGAGGTATCTGA
- the irf4a gene encoding interferon regulatory factor 4a gives MIKEMNLEEDSGLSVSCGNGKLRQWLIDQIDSRGYAGLVWENDEKSIFRIPWKHAGKQDYNREEDAALFKAWAMFKGKYKEGVDKPDPPTWKTRLRCALNKSNDFDELVERSQLDISEPYKVYRIIPEGAKRGMKMSTMEETPSHVNAFGYIPPYSSLHTQVPSYMVSQERRDWRDYKQPEQQPFPPPHHHGPHADLQYGQCHYPSPISRAWPASHTENGFQLSFHTYLSETQPPVYTMDHNNAITDFSLHVSLFYRESLVKEVTTTSPEGCRITSSSSSTSPSSSSSSSPSLEDKFHSGAEIILFPFPYPESQRQGADMLPNILERGVLLWMAPDGLYAKRLCQGRIYWEGPLAPYMDKPNKLEKEQPCKLFDTQQFLIELQDFAHNGRHVPRHQVVLCFGDEYPDPQRPRKMITAQVEPMFARKLVYYYQQNNGHYLRAYDHIQEQNPSPTIDYPSQRPLQHIQE, from the exons ATGATCAAAG AGATGAACTTGGAGGAGGACAGCGGCCTGTCAGTCAGTTGTGGCAATGGCAAACTGAGACAGTGGCTTATAGATCAGATTGACAGCAGGGGATATGCTGGCCTGGTTTgggaaaatgatgaaaaaagcATCTTTAGGATTCCGTGGAAACATGCAGGAAAGCAAGACTATAACAGAGAAGAGGATGCTGCACTCTTCAAG GCATGGGCAATGTTCAAGGGGAAATATAAGGAAGGCGTCGACAAGCCAGATCCCCCCACATGGAAAACAAGATTACGTTGTGCTCTCAATAAAAGCAATGACTTTGATGAGTTGGTTGAAAGAAGTCAGCTGGACATCTCCGAGCCCTACAAAGTCTACAGAATCATTCCAGAGGGAGCCAAAAGAG GAATGAAGATGAGCACTATGGAGGAGACACCATCACATGTAAATGCCTTTGGCTATATTCCTCCATATTCATCTCTGCACACCCAG GTACCCAGCTATATGGTTTCTCAGGAGAGGAGGGACTGGAGGGATTACAAACAACCAGAACAACAACCCtttcctcctccacatcacCATGGACCGCATGCAGACCTGCAGTATGGCCAGTGCCACTACCCTTCACCCATCAGCCGGGCCTGGCCTGcgtcacacacagaaaatg GTTTTCAGCTCTCTTTTCACACCTACTTGTCAGAGACCCAACCCCCTGTGTATACAATGGACCACAACAATGCCATAACAG atttcagCCTGCACGTGTCTCTATTCTACAGAGAGTCTTTGGTAAAGGAGGTTACCACCACTAGCCCAGAAGGTTGTCGGAtcacctcttcatcctcctccacctctccatcatcctcatcctcttcttccccAAGCTTAGAGGACAAGTTTCACAGTGGGGCAGAAATCATTCTCTTTCCATTCCCGTATCCTGAGTCTCAGAGACAGGGCGCTGACATGCTTCCTAACATACTGGAAAGGGGAGTGCTCCTGTGGATGGCACCCGATGGGTTGTACGCTAAGCGCCTTTGCCAGGGACGGATATACTGGGAAGGACCTCTGGCTCCATATATGGATAAACCCAATAAACTGGAGAAGGAGCAGCCATGTAAGCTGTTTGACACCCAGCAATTCCTTATTG AACTTCAAGATTTTGCCCATAATGGACGACATGTTCCGAGACACCAGGTGGTCCTATGTTTTGGAGACGAATACCCCGACCCGCAGCGTCCAAGGAAGATGATCACAGCACAG GTGGAGCCAATGTTTGCCAGAAAATTGGTGTACTATTACCAGCAGAACAATGGCCACTACCTGCGGGCCTATGATCACATCCAGGAACAGAACCCCTCTCCAACAATCGACTATCCTTCCCAGAGACCTCTACAGCATATTCAGGAGTGA